One window of Chloroflexus aggregans DSM 9485 genomic DNA carries:
- a CDS encoding choice-of-anchor Q domain-containing protein, producing MQTVFTENEAKTADSSGGQGGAILIDGDTAITVQGAVFHENTAMRDGGAIAIRDARRVDVTDSHFANNTAGSATLRASGGAIWAVKADYTPADPPLTITAGTFTANYAWDRGGAIFAQWYATVIAQSRFTENGSDYDGGAISMSMGSLVIRDSELTQNRSVSYGGAIYAYIHDHTLTVTNTVFRGNECDGDGGAIWKRRGHARIEASRFIENRTGGFGGGLKVTVGTTDVIGSEFRGNTARLGGGIHSDTETLTVRASSFVANTARLGGGIANDTFGHGGSARIETTTFVRNAATVGDEREADALPPVGSGDEDPPPVGSGDEDPLPFGSGGALFNTATLEVVAATLHENTAERQGGGIFSATKSDNPPSRLTVVNTIITGSPHGGDCVSFSPVDGHHTIIGTPTAACGLSESPLIGIDPRLGELTGDPPYLPLLPDSPAIDAGDSTMCPGPGQNGVPRPVGSACDIGAVEWTADTDPPTLTAVACITDPPAGTSVQFRVVFSEAVRDVDATDLVVEASPASTPATITDLTARSAAEYLVTVGEYGSDTETLTLAIASTATITDLAGHPLVPPSAMTGGRCAVGRSPSTPDRQIFLPLIVR from the coding sequence GTGCAGACGGTCTTTACCGAGAACGAGGCCAAGACCGCCGACAGCTCAGGCGGACAAGGGGGGGCGATCCTGATAGATGGGGATACGGCCATCACCGTGCAGGGTGCCGTCTTCCACGAGAATACGGCGATGCGTGATGGCGGGGCAATCGCCATCAGGGACGCCAGGCGTGTCGATGTGACGGATAGTCACTTCGCCAACAATACCGCCGGATCCGCGACCTTGAGAGCCAGCGGTGGCGCGATATGGGCGGTGAAGGCCGACTACACGCCGGCAGACCCACCACTGACCATCACGGCCGGCACGTTCACCGCAAATTATGCATGGGACCGAGGCGGGGCGATCTTTGCACAATGGTATGCGACGGTGATCGCGCAGAGCCGGTTCACCGAGAACGGCTCCGACTATGACGGTGGTGCCATCTCCATGTCCATGGGATCGCTCGTCATTCGGGATTCCGAGCTGACGCAGAATCGATCGGTGTCTTATGGAGGAGCAATCTACGCATACATCCACGACCATACCCTCACCGTGACCAACACCGTCTTTCGCGGCAACGAGTGCGACGGTGACGGGGGGGCGATCTGGAAACGACGGGGCCATGCACGGATTGAGGCCTCTCGGTTCATCGAGAATCGCACCGGCGGCTTCGGCGGGGGACTAAAGGTTACCGTTGGCACGACCGACGTTATCGGTAGTGAGTTCAGGGGTAACACGGCCCGGCTTGGTGGCGGGATTCACAGTGATACCGAGACCCTGACCGTGCGGGCATCGTCCTTTGTGGCAAACACGGCCCGGCTTGGTGGCGGCATTGCCAATGATACCTTTGGCCATGGAGGATCGGCCCGCATCGAAACCACGACGTTTGTCCGAAACGCCGCAACCGTCGGCGACGAACGCGAGGCGGATGCTCTCCCACCTGTCGGGTCCGGCGACGAAGATCCTCCACCTGTCGGGTCCGGCGACGAAGATCCCCTACCTTTCGGATCCGGCGGGGCACTCTTCAACACCGCCACGCTCGAAGTCGTCGCTGCGACCTTGCACGAGAATACGGCGGAACGGCAGGGTGGCGGCATCTTTAGCGCGACCAAATCCGACAACCCGCCGAGCCGGCTAACGGTGGTAAACACCATCATCACCGGCAGTCCCCACGGCGGGGATTGTGTCTCCTTCTCACCGGTGGACGGGCATCACACCATCATCGGAACCCCGACCGCGGCATGTGGTCTGAGCGAAAGCCCGCTCATCGGTATCGACCCCCGGCTGGGCGAGTTGACCGGCGACCCACCCTACCTGCCGCTCCTTCCCGACAGTCCGGCCATTGATGCCGGCGATAGTACGATGTGTCCCGGTCCGGGGCAAAACGGGGTCCCGCGTCCGGTTGGGTCGGCATGCGATATTGGAGCAGTGGAATGGACGGCGGATACCGACCCGCCAACCCTGACCGCCGTGGCATGCATCACCGATCCGCCCGCCGGCACGTCGGTGCAGTTTCGGGTCGTGTTCTCCGAAGCCGTTCGCGATGTCGATGCGACCGATCTGGTTGTTGAGGCATCACCCGCATCAACACCGGCAACGATTACCGACCTGACGGCACGGTCTGCCGCCGAGTACCTCGTGACCGTCGGCGAGTACGGGTCGGATACCGAAACCCTGACCCTCGCCATCGCGTCAACGGCGACCATTACCGACCTGGCCGGGCATCCGCTCGTGCCGCCGTCGGCGATGACCGGAGGACGCTGCGCGGTGGGACGTTCCCCGTCCACGCCGGACCGTCAGATCTTCCTCCCGTTGATCGTCCGCTAA
- a CDS encoding proline--tRNA ligase encodes MQLATLFGRTLRQAPAEADTLATQLLWRAGMLRTLNDGEPVLLPLGSAILRRLAAILGTAVQNDGAQEIVVPTTTTASWSDTVTALARRDIDSYRQLPQLLWSWRRRKRLATRPRGLVDMPTPTTLSWAVLALDEEQAQQHLTVTRNRLSIALHQCGLDHVAAALQAPGTVTIIVDSLAKPVATLDCPACGFRAPLEQAPLAPLPPYVGPTPTMSLVETPNANTIAALAAYLDIPTASTAKALFFTDRRDDAQRLVFAVVRGDREASLAKLAAAIGAGELTPASAEQIVACGAMPGYASPVGVHDVLVVADYTVVNGTPLVAGANRPGYHLRDVIYGRDWEATLVADIAQAVVGDPCPRCGTARIEGYGAAVGTITAPYQTALPIQDAGGQNRPLWIAGIELDLEPLIHLGVEQHHDERGIVWPAAIAPVDIHLVTIGRGEAVVTAAHTLATELRNAGWSVLIDDRDERAGVKFNDADLIGAPWRLVVSEKLLAAGQVEVRRRTEVQATVIAQAKVIAWLQGVSTTSRNKE; translated from the coding sequence ATGCAACTAGCTACCCTGTTTGGCCGCACGCTACGTCAAGCACCTGCTGAAGCAGATACACTTGCCACTCAACTGCTCTGGCGGGCAGGGATGTTACGCACGCTGAACGACGGTGAACCGGTGCTGCTGCCACTCGGCAGTGCCATACTTCGCCGACTCGCTGCGATCCTTGGTACCGCTGTGCAGAACGATGGCGCCCAAGAGATCGTTGTACCAACGACGACCACCGCGTCGTGGAGCGATACGGTAACGGCACTGGCTCGGCGCGACATCGATTCGTACCGCCAATTGCCACAATTGTTGTGGAGTTGGCGACGCCGCAAACGTTTGGCAACCCGCCCACGCGGATTAGTTGACATGCCTACGCCAACAACGTTGAGTTGGGCCGTGCTAGCACTCGATGAGGAGCAGGCTCAGCAGCACCTTACGGTAACTCGCAACCGGCTGAGCATCGCGCTGCATCAATGTGGCCTTGATCATGTCGCTGCGGCATTGCAAGCACCCGGCACCGTAACGATTATCGTTGATAGCCTTGCCAAGCCGGTCGCCACCCTCGATTGCCCGGCTTGCGGATTCCGTGCCCCTCTGGAACAAGCACCACTGGCGCCGTTACCGCCGTATGTCGGCCCTACGCCGACGATGAGTTTGGTTGAAACACCCAACGCAAACACTATTGCCGCACTGGCTGCGTACCTCGACATTCCCACCGCGAGTACGGCAAAAGCCCTCTTTTTCACCGACCGTCGTGACGACGCCCAACGTCTCGTCTTTGCTGTGGTGCGGGGTGACCGTGAAGCGAGCCTCGCAAAATTAGCCGCTGCGATTGGCGCCGGTGAACTCACACCGGCCAGTGCCGAGCAGATCGTAGCTTGTGGCGCAATGCCGGGCTACGCTTCACCGGTTGGCGTACACGATGTGTTGGTTGTCGCCGACTATACCGTCGTGAATGGAACACCGCTGGTGGCCGGCGCCAATCGACCAGGCTATCATTTGCGCGATGTGATCTACGGGCGCGATTGGGAAGCGACGCTGGTCGCAGATATTGCGCAAGCGGTGGTCGGTGATCCGTGTCCGCGCTGTGGAACGGCACGGATTGAAGGGTATGGAGCAGCCGTTGGAACAATCACTGCTCCGTACCAAACTGCACTGCCCATCCAAGATGCCGGTGGGCAAAACCGGCCCCTCTGGATAGCCGGCATCGAACTCGATCTCGAACCACTCATCCATCTCGGCGTTGAACAGCACCACGACGAACGAGGGATCGTATGGCCGGCAGCCATCGCACCGGTGGATATTCATCTCGTCACGATTGGGCGCGGAGAAGCCGTCGTAACCGCAGCGCATACCCTCGCTACCGAGCTACGCAACGCCGGTTGGTCGGTGTTGATTGATGACCGTGACGAGCGGGCCGGGGTGAAGTTTAACGACGCCGACCTGATCGGCGCACCGTGGCGATTGGTGGTAAGCGAGAAACTGCTAGCCGCCGGACAAGTCGAAGTGCGCCGGCGCACCGAGGTTCAGGCGACGGTAATCGCCCAAGCAAAGGTGATAGCGTGGTTGCAAGGTGTGAGTACGACGAGTAGGAATAAGGAATAG
- a CDS encoding DUF72 domain-containing protein, which translates to MIRIGCAVWAYPGWVGDLFPPGTRSSEFLKLYSRQFTTVEGNTTFYATPSPATVARWAAETPVGFRFCCKLPREVSHGGPLAEKLPLARAFIERMQGLGERCGPFFLQLPPGYGPTRLADLERFLAGWPTEAALAVEVRHPDWYVPVGEEPLMALLDRYRIGRVVMDVRPIRDPDDPGGALLNDARERKPDVPLRPLRGGGPTLIRYIGHPDLERNDPFLEEWAARVTEWAQTDPHMYLFMHCPDEAQSPRLGRDITARLRNRGAPIAEAEPKPNEPPAQLGLF; encoded by the coding sequence ATGATCAGAATTGGTTGTGCTGTCTGGGCGTACCCCGGTTGGGTGGGTGACCTCTTCCCGCCGGGGACGCGCAGTAGCGAATTTCTTAAGCTTTATAGTCGGCAATTTACGACCGTCGAGGGGAATACGACCTTCTACGCCACACCATCACCGGCAACCGTTGCACGATGGGCCGCCGAGACGCCGGTCGGTTTTCGGTTTTGCTGCAAGCTACCGCGTGAGGTGAGCCATGGTGGGCCACTGGCCGAGAAATTGCCACTTGCGCGTGCGTTTATCGAACGGATGCAGGGGCTCGGTGAACGGTGTGGACCCTTCTTCCTGCAACTACCGCCGGGGTACGGGCCGACGCGACTGGCCGATCTGGAGCGATTTCTGGCCGGTTGGCCGACAGAAGCGGCGTTGGCGGTAGAAGTACGGCATCCTGATTGGTATGTGCCGGTGGGTGAGGAGCCACTGATGGCGTTGCTCGACCGTTATCGGATCGGTCGGGTAGTGATGGATGTGCGTCCAATTCGTGACCCGGATGATCCGGGTGGTGCATTACTCAATGATGCGCGTGAGCGTAAACCCGATGTGCCACTCCGCCCATTACGCGGTGGTGGGCCGACGTTGATCCGCTATATCGGGCATCCCGATCTTGAGCGTAACGATCCGTTTCTTGAGGAATGGGCAGCGCGTGTGACGGAATGGGCACAAACTGACCCGCATATGTATCTGTTTATGCACTGCCCCGATGAAGCGCAGTCGCCACGCTTGGGCCGCGATATTACAGCACGATTGCGGAACCGTGGTGCGCCAATTGCCGAGGCGGAGCCGAAGCCGAATGAGCCACCGGCACAGTTGGGCTTGTTTTGA
- the pruA gene encoding L-glutamate gamma-semialdehyde dehydrogenase yields the protein MLTPFQNEPFGNFDSGNRRAAMQRAIRHVAGQQGGTYPLVIGGEHIITERKLASINPAEPKKVVGYVSSASQEHAHQALLAADAAFRTWSRTPVSARAQVLLRAAAIMRRRKEELAAWMMHEVSKNWVEADADVAEAIDFCEWYARQALALQGERQPLVPYPGEFNELRYIPLGPGLAIPPWNFPLAITTTLTVAPIVVGNTVVLKPSPRAPVMANLLVQILEEAGLPPGVVNLVTGEDAVIGDFLVDHPLVRFIGFTGSKNVGLRIQQRAAVRQPGQNWLKRAILEMGGKDAIIVDETADLEAAATGIVVSAFGFQGQKCSACSRAIVVEQVYDQVLQRVVEKAKALRLGNPTKPETDMGAVIDQRAFDSISQYIAIGQEEGRLVCGGEVIDHELVKDGGFFINPTIFADVKPHARIAQEEIFGPVLAFIRAANFDEALAIANDTEYGLTGGLYSRSLERLERAREEFHVGNLYFNRKCTGALVGVQPFGGFNMSGTDSKAGGSDYLRLFTQPKVISERF from the coding sequence ATGCTGACCCCCTTTCAAAACGAACCGTTTGGCAATTTTGACAGCGGCAACCGTCGTGCGGCAATGCAACGCGCGATCCGGCACGTCGCCGGGCAACAGGGAGGGACCTACCCGCTGGTGATCGGTGGCGAGCACATCATCACCGAGCGCAAGCTGGCCTCGATCAACCCGGCTGAGCCGAAGAAGGTCGTTGGTTATGTAAGTAGTGCCTCACAAGAGCATGCACATCAGGCGTTGTTGGCGGCTGATGCTGCCTTTCGGACATGGTCGCGCACACCGGTGAGCGCGCGGGCGCAGGTCTTGCTGCGTGCTGCGGCAATTATGCGTCGGCGTAAAGAAGAGCTGGCGGCGTGGATGATGCACGAGGTGAGTAAGAACTGGGTTGAGGCCGATGCTGATGTGGCCGAAGCGATTGACTTTTGCGAGTGGTATGCGCGGCAAGCGCTCGCGTTGCAAGGCGAGCGGCAACCGCTCGTGCCCTATCCCGGCGAATTTAATGAGTTGCGCTACATTCCGCTGGGGCCGGGGTTGGCGATTCCGCCGTGGAATTTTCCGCTTGCTATCACAACAACGCTGACCGTTGCCCCGATTGTGGTTGGCAATACGGTGGTGCTCAAACCATCACCGCGAGCACCGGTGATGGCTAATCTGTTGGTACAGATTTTGGAAGAGGCCGGCTTGCCGCCGGGAGTAGTCAATCTCGTCACCGGTGAAGATGCGGTGATCGGTGACTTTCTGGTTGATCACCCACTGGTGCGATTCATCGGCTTCACCGGCTCGAAGAATGTTGGGTTGCGTATTCAGCAGCGCGCCGCTGTACGCCAGCCCGGCCAGAATTGGCTTAAGCGCGCGATCCTCGAAATGGGTGGTAAGGACGCGATCATCGTTGATGAGACGGCTGATCTCGAAGCAGCGGCGACCGGAATTGTCGTGAGCGCCTTTGGCTTTCAGGGCCAAAAGTGCAGCGCCTGCTCGCGGGCAATTGTGGTTGAACAGGTTTACGATCAGGTTTTGCAGCGGGTGGTTGAGAAAGCGAAAGCTTTGCGTCTAGGTAATCCGACAAAACCTGAGACCGATATGGGTGCAGTGATCGACCAGCGCGCCTTCGATTCGATCAGCCAGTATATTGCGATTGGGCAGGAAGAAGGTCGCTTAGTCTGCGGTGGTGAGGTGATCGATCACGAGCTGGTCAAGGATGGTGGTTTCTTCATTAATCCGACCATCTTCGCCGATGTTAAGCCGCATGCCCGCATTGCCCAAGAAGAGATTTTCGGGCCGGTGCTGGCGTTTATCCGCGCCGCCAACTTCGACGAAGCCCTAGCCATCGCCAACGATACTGAATATGGCCTGACCGGCGGTTTGTACAGTCGTAGTCTTGAGCGGTTGGAGCGTGCGCGTGAGGAGTTTCACGTCGGTAATCTGTACTTCAACCGTAAGTGTACGGGTGCGTTGGTGGGTGTCCAGCCGTTCGGTGGCTTTAATATGTCGGGTACCGATAGTAAGGCCGGTGGGAGTGATTATTTGCGCTTGTTCACTCAGCCAAAGGTGATCAGCGAGCGGTTTTAG
- a CDS encoding class I SAM-dependent methyltransferase gives MNQREYEYKGLMAEAWDVLRGDTSNWADRHFYLAIIQKYGQPVLDVGCGTGRLLLDYLQQGVDIDGVDNSPEMLSICQYKADQLKLRPTLYKQYLERLELPRKYKTILVPSSTLQLITELEAIELAMKRLYEHLLPGGILVASMMTLWKEGEPLESAWEKTAVRKTDGVTFRRVARAWFDPISECEHTEDVYQKIIDEQVVMEELHQRSPATRSYSQSQAKDLFEKAGFQNVRLFSEFTFDVVKSEDRLFTVIGQRPFS, from the coding sequence ATGAACCAACGTGAGTACGAATATAAAGGGCTAATGGCAGAAGCTTGGGATGTGTTACGCGGTGACACGTCAAATTGGGCAGACCGCCATTTCTATCTCGCAATCATTCAAAAATATGGACAGCCCGTTCTTGATGTAGGCTGTGGTACCGGACGACTATTGCTAGACTATTTACAGCAAGGAGTTGATATTGATGGTGTTGATAATTCGCCAGAGATGTTATCCATATGCCAATATAAAGCAGACCAATTGAAATTAAGGCCAACATTATACAAACAATACTTGGAGCGCCTTGAACTTCCTCGCAAGTATAAGACCATTCTGGTTCCATCAAGCACATTGCAATTAATCACTGAATTAGAAGCGATAGAACTCGCAATGAAACGACTATATGAACACTTATTACCGGGTGGTATATTAGTTGCATCAATGATGACTCTCTGGAAAGAAGGTGAACCGCTCGAATCGGCATGGGAGAAGACAGCCGTTCGTAAAACAGATGGTGTAACGTTTCGCAGAGTGGCTCGCGCTTGGTTCGATCCCATTAGCGAATGTGAGCACACAGAAGATGTATATCAAAAAATAATTGATGAGCAGGTTGTAATGGAAGAATTGCATCAACGTTCACCGGCAACACGTTCTTACAGTCAATCTCAAGCGAAAGATTTATTTGAAAAAGCAGGCTTCCAGAATGTGCGGTTGTTTAGTGAGTTTACATTTGATGTTGTTAAATCCGAAGATCGTTTGTTTACTGTTATAGGACAAAGACCGTTTTCTTAA
- a CDS encoding type I restriction enzyme HsdR N-terminal domain-containing protein: MAMSNHIEQVRERPEAAVSQGILLPTLHELGWPVFDTNVVVPEFSVQGGRVDFALCNPPRRPLIFIEVKRVGISEGADRQLFEYAFHSGVPMAVLTDGQEWSFYLPGEQGRYDERRVYKLDLLEREIEEAVSRLERYLQYERVCSGEALKSARADYQNVARDREIEATLPRAWASLLEAPDSLLLE; encoded by the coding sequence ATGGCAATGTCAAACCACATAGAACAGGTTCGAGAGCGTCCTGAGGCTGCTGTTTCCCAGGGAATTCTTCTTCCGACCTTGCATGAACTGGGATGGCCCGTATTTGATACAAATGTGGTTGTTCCCGAGTTCTCGGTCCAAGGGGGACGTGTCGATTTTGCACTATGTAATCCTCCCCGTCGTCCATTGATATTTATTGAGGTAAAGAGGGTTGGCATTTCTGAAGGAGCTGATAGACAGCTATTCGAATACGCCTTTCATTCGGGAGTTCCAATGGCTGTCCTGACAGATGGACAAGAGTGGAGTTTTTATCTTCCCGGTGAACAGGGCCGATATGATGAAAGGAGAGTATATAAGCTCGACCTTCTTGAGCGTGAGATCGAAGAAGCAGTCAGCAGGCTTGAACGATATCTCCAATATGAAAGAGTGTGTTCTGGCGAAGCTTTAAAATCTGCACGTGCAGATTATCAAAACGTGGCCCGGGACAGAGAAATTGAGGCAACGCTCCCCAGAGCTTGGGCGAGTTTGCTTGAAGCGCCCGATTCATTGTTGTTGGAATGA
- a CDS encoding DNA-methyltransferase has product MTRINTTSPFRALPAPVYTTRYGACYLGDSLDLLKRLPDDCVDLVVTSPPFALLRQKAYGNTDQSEYVEWLCRFGAEVRRVLRETGSFVLDLGGAYQRGVPVRSLYQYRVLLKMCDEVGFYLAEEFFWYNPAKLPSPIEWVNKRKIRVKDSVNTVWWFSKSEWPKADVRQVLAPYSERMKTLLKNPDAFYKPKNRPSGHDISKGFGSDNGGAIPSNLLQIPNTESNSSYLRLSKLVGIEAHPARFPAALPEFFIKLLTTEGDLVLDIFAGSNTTGKVAEQFGRRWIAMEIDAGYVAGSALRFMEHLPQSEVAACFARLSVSSRSAPVDLSGPATLFDEAKVERGT; this is encoded by the coding sequence ATGACGCGAATCAACACCACCTCCCCTTTTCGAGCACTACCAGCGCCGGTCTATACCACCCGGTATGGGGCGTGTTACCTCGGCGATTCGCTCGACCTTCTCAAGCGCCTCCCAGACGACTGCGTTGACCTTGTGGTCACATCTCCTCCATTCGCACTCCTGCGGCAGAAGGCATACGGCAATACGGATCAATCCGAATACGTCGAGTGGCTCTGTAGGTTCGGCGCGGAAGTGCGTCGTGTGCTTCGCGAAACTGGCAGCTTTGTTCTCGACCTAGGTGGTGCATATCAACGTGGCGTTCCGGTACGGTCGCTGTATCAATATCGCGTGCTCCTGAAGATGTGCGATGAGGTCGGCTTTTACCTTGCGGAAGAGTTCTTTTGGTACAACCCCGCAAAGCTGCCTTCCCCCATTGAATGGGTTAACAAGCGAAAAATCCGGGTGAAGGATTCCGTAAACACTGTATGGTGGTTCTCAAAATCGGAGTGGCCGAAAGCGGACGTGCGACAGGTTCTTGCCCCTTACTCCGAGCGTATGAAGACGCTCCTGAAAAACCCGGATGCGTTCTACAAGCCAAAGAACCGTCCATCAGGCCACGACATCAGCAAGGGTTTTGGTTCTGACAACGGTGGTGCGATCCCTTCAAACCTGCTGCAGATTCCCAATACCGAAAGCAACTCTTCCTATCTGCGGCTCTCCAAGCTCGTAGGAATCGAAGCACATCCTGCGCGCTTTCCTGCTGCACTCCCGGAGTTTTTCATCAAGTTGCTCACGACTGAGGGTGATCTGGTTCTGGACATCTTCGCAGGGTCAAACACGACGGGGAAAGTGGCAGAGCAATTTGGACGAAGGTGGATTGCGATGGAGATAGACGCGGGTTACGTGGCCGGCTCGGCGCTCCGGTTCATGGAGCACCTTCCGCAAAGTGAAGTGGCGGCATGCTTCGCCCGACTGTCCGTGAGTTCAAGGAGCGCCCCTGTTGACCTTTCCGGACCGGCCACGCTGTTCGATGAAGCAAAGGTGGAACGTGGCACCTAA
- a CDS encoding HEAT repeat domain-containing protein, with the protein MAQRNAFKTNTSFFRMLAVGAVGARAVQQYLNSLGHEIVELERGSLATRIWRDVKRKRVRIPDLCCTRCGVRIESRAKTNADLSMSHSPSDAERAWDYGMLDSDWVAFPILSADESVWSAGGLHEQRSLWRERTLTTWHVEGWINLFTVESFRCVAPKQLKPKGVSEGSEVQVKWKARFAPSSGRVVAANGGRLDYLLDNDPSKPRHFRLATDERPFLAAGDYFQLNQVLAGQVEPMTTAASRCVGGCDTGKILQMLASRERTVRFTGCKLARLARAAGLVNEVRALAEDSEEDAYVRMEAKSYLCEVAGDSADDQFRAILLGHADEQMRLEASVTLAETRTPTSFDLLRTVLEDATQPLFLRSACAWAIGCHGTRDAAQVLVQAFADVAPEIREEALIALADLGAVGFDALLRGLEASSAAIAAGAAETLRRIRGAPAKDIAALAERSSSTWPTWTLAHLSKDAVAPYVAALQSKRPDVHYAISVLWNFLESWIANDWTPRATP; encoded by the coding sequence ATGGCACAGCGTAACGCCTTCAAGACAAACACTAGCTTCTTCCGAATGCTGGCGGTCGGCGCCGTCGGTGCCCGGGCTGTTCAACAATATTTGAATTCGCTCGGACACGAGATCGTCGAGCTGGAGCGCGGATCGCTTGCGACCCGGATTTGGCGCGATGTGAAGCGAAAGCGGGTTCGAATACCCGACCTGTGTTGTACGCGATGTGGAGTCCGCATCGAGTCGCGCGCGAAGACGAACGCGGACCTGAGCATGTCGCACTCGCCCAGCGATGCGGAGCGAGCTTGGGACTACGGTATGCTCGACTCGGACTGGGTTGCCTTTCCTATCCTTTCAGCGGACGAAAGCGTCTGGAGTGCGGGCGGCCTGCATGAGCAGCGATCACTCTGGAGAGAACGTACGTTGACGACTTGGCACGTCGAAGGTTGGATAAACTTGTTCACGGTGGAGTCTTTCAGATGTGTCGCACCGAAACAGCTCAAACCCAAGGGAGTCAGTGAGGGGTCTGAGGTCCAGGTGAAGTGGAAGGCCCGCTTCGCGCCCAGCAGCGGGAGAGTCGTCGCGGCAAATGGCGGGCGCCTTGACTATCTGCTGGATAACGACCCCAGTAAACCCCGGCACTTCCGGCTTGCGACAGATGAGCGACCATTCTTGGCCGCAGGAGACTACTTTCAGCTTAACCAAGTACTCGCCGGCCAAGTCGAGCCTATGACGACTGCCGCATCTCGCTGTGTAGGAGGTTGCGACACAGGTAAGATTCTACAGATGCTTGCGTCACGCGAGCGTACCGTTCGTTTCACAGGCTGCAAACTTGCCAGGTTGGCGAGGGCCGCTGGGCTGGTGAATGAAGTCCGGGCGCTTGCGGAAGACAGCGAAGAAGACGCCTACGTTCGCATGGAGGCGAAATCGTACCTCTGCGAGGTTGCCGGAGACTCCGCCGACGATCAGTTCCGCGCGATCCTGCTTGGACATGCCGACGAACAGATGCGATTAGAGGCTTCGGTGACCTTGGCCGAGACGCGCACTCCGACCTCTTTCGATCTCCTACGCACCGTGCTTGAGGACGCAACACAACCGCTCTTTTTAAGGAGCGCTTGCGCTTGGGCCATCGGGTGCCACGGAACTAGGGACGCTGCACAGGTTCTCGTTCAGGCGTTTGCGGATGTTGCTCCTGAGATTCGTGAAGAGGCACTCATTGCTCTCGCTGATCTTGGGGCTGTCGGATTCGATGCACTTTTGAGGGGGCTGGAGGCATCCTCCGCAGCAATCGCCGCGGGTGCTGCCGAAACGTTGCGCCGAATTCGCGGCGCACCAGCAAAGGACATTGCGGCACTGGCGGAGAGATCTAGCTCTACCTGGCCGACTTGGACGCTAGCGCATCTCTCCAAGGATGCGGTCGCACCCTATGTCGCAGCCCTGCAGAGCAAGCGGCCAGACGTCCACTACGCGATCTCCGTGCTCTGGAACTTCCTTGAGAGCTGGATCGCCAACGACTGGACGCCGAGGGCAACACCATGA
- a CDS encoding SfiI family type II restriction endonuclease — MLLDPETLKHDLDRLEEIEKATLRLVTQAIYDYRETALEIFHQEGDLAADISEDITREALDRLGMPRIDQRLFGKVDYKRACYVFHPDYALKQALFVDSKAEKVGGQGTATLQLSQLSMAVKQTRSGQTVNIQGKMPTVITLRGEKYLTTTLFVKYNYDKEGGVHILKSIIVAAVPNGMLQDRYNPIPEDTIWTAGRNAPSLGEEFRVRLSFSRLKHKAAWRVQTIPMPPEPFYWSS, encoded by the coding sequence ATGCTGCTCGATCCTGAAACCCTTAAGCATGATTTAGATCGTCTCGAAGAGATCGAAAAAGCAACTCTGCGCTTAGTGACACAGGCGATCTATGATTACCGAGAGACTGCGCTCGAAATCTTTCACCAAGAAGGTGACTTGGCTGCGGACATTAGCGAAGATATAACGCGAGAGGCTCTGGATCGGCTGGGGATGCCTAGGATTGACCAAAGGCTGTTTGGCAAGGTAGATTACAAGCGTGCTTGTTACGTATTTCATCCGGACTATGCGCTCAAGCAAGCCCTTTTTGTGGACTCAAAAGCGGAGAAAGTGGGTGGACAGGGCACAGCAACCTTGCAGCTATCGCAGCTCTCTATGGCTGTTAAGCAAACTCGTTCCGGGCAAACGGTAAACATTCAGGGTAAAATGCCGACGGTGATTACCTTGAGAGGTGAGAAATACTTGACAACAACTCTATTTGTCAAATACAACTATGATAAGGAAGGTGGCGTCCACATTCTCAAAAGCATAATTGTGGCTGCTGTCCCCAATGGTATGCTACAAGATAGATACAATCCAATCCCTGAAGATACAATCTGGACTGCTGGACGCAATGCTCCTTCTTTAGGTGAAGAGTTTAGGGTGCGCTTGAGCTTCTCACGGCTAAAACACAAAGCTGCTTGGCGTGTTCAAACCATCCCGATGCCACCAGAACCATTCTACTGGAGTTCATAA